The Tripterygium wilfordii isolate XIE 37 chromosome 17, ASM1340144v1, whole genome shotgun sequence genome has a window encoding:
- the LOC119981641 gene encoding uncharacterized protein LOC119981641 isoform X2 — MSRRGIAGRVETGPRYRKKLMLWLHYKLWEAGLGKAEGYSALLLLESARVWTLFSPPLAEKKKLLWASRGDFVAETFWHSVHLHDSCI, encoded by the exons ATGAGTCGACGAGGAATCGCAGGCCGAGTGGAAACAG GTCCAAGATACCGCAAGAAACTCATGCTGTGGTTGCACTACAAGCTCTGGGAGGCCGGCCTTGGAAAAGCTGAAGGGTATTCTGCTTTGTTGCTTTTGGAAAGTGCACGCGTATGGACTCTCTTTTCACCCCCATTAGCGGAAAAAAAGAAGCTACTTTG GGCGTCTCGAGGGGACTTTGTTGCAGAGACATTTTGGCATTCTGTCCACCTCCATGATTCCTGCATATGA
- the LOC119981641 gene encoding uncharacterized protein LOC119981641 isoform X1, whose protein sequence is MSRRGIAGRVETGPRYRKKLMLWLHYKLWEAGLGKAEGYSALLLLESARVWTLFSPPLAEKKKLLWLVSNALSFLLLHMIFELQSTTSSLLCLALRASRGDFVAETFWHSVHLHDSCI, encoded by the exons ATGAGTCGACGAGGAATCGCAGGCCGAGTGGAAACAG GTCCAAGATACCGCAAGAAACTCATGCTGTGGTTGCACTACAAGCTCTGGGAGGCCGGCCTTGGAAAAGCTGAAGGGTATTCTGCTTTGTTGCTTTTGGAAAGTGCACGCGTATGGACTCTCTTTTCACCCCCATTAGCGGAAAAAAAGAAGCTACTTTGGTTGGTTTCAAATGCACTCTCTTTTCTGTTACTGCATATGATTTTCGAGCTTCAATCAACAACCAGCTCTCTTCTTTGTCTTGCTTTAAGGGCGTCTCGAGGGGACTTTGTTGCAGAGACATTTTGGCATTCTGTCCACCTCCATGATTCCTGCATATGA